The Arenicella xantha sequence TACCGCGACAGAGGTGCGCGAGTGGGTTTTCTCTGGCCCGATAATGGGGACTCAGTATCGAGTAGTGGTGATCGCGCCTGAGAGCTTAGATGCATCCGCTACCGAGCAAGTTATTATGACGGCGATGGAGTCAGTTAATCAGGCTATGTCCACTTATATAAGTGGATCTGAGCTGAGCCAGTTTAATCGACAGGTGGCTGATCAGCCTACTAGCCTGTCTGCGGACCTAAATAGTGTGGTTGCCGAAGCGCTCGAGATAGCCGCGCTGACCGACGGTGCTTTCGACCCTACGATAGGACCCGCCGTAAACTTATGGGGCTTCGGCCCGCAGGGGCGCATTACGCGCAAACCTAATGAGTCGGAGTTAGATTCTTTAAGGCAATCTATTGGTTATCAAAAACTGAGTTTAAACGACTCGGTGTTAAGTAAAAAAGTTGATGGTGTTACGCTAGATCTTTCGGCGATTGCGAAAGGCTTTGCGGTCGACAAGGTCGCACAGTCATTAGCTGGCAAGGGTTTGAATCGATTTTTGGTTGATATCGGTGGTGAACTCAGAGCTTCCGGTGCTGCGTTATCTGGCGACAGTTGGCGGATAGCCATTGAGAAGCCGCAAATTCTTGGCGGTGTGCAGCAAGTAATCGAACTGCGCGACCAAGCTATCGCCACCTCTGGAGATTATCGCAACTTTATACAGATTGATGGTCAGCCATTCTCCCATACCATCTCGCCAGAAACTTTAAAGCCGGTGTTTCATCGGTTGGCCTCAGTGAGTGTAATCACTCAGCGCGCGAGTACTGGTGATGCATTAGCTACCGCATTGATGTCGATGGGGGAGGAGCGTGCTATGGCCTTCATTGAAGATCACGGTTTGGCTGCTTATTTGCTCATTCGTAAAGAAAACTCTGAAGAATTAGAAACGTATATTAGCGATGAGTTTAATACGAATTTACAATAATTCCCTTGCACTATGGGCAGGTGGTTACTACAGTACGTGATGTAGACAAAGTTGGATCGATCGGCCTGGTAGGGGGGCTAAATCGAATATATTCCATACAATGTTACCCTGCCTAACTTGGCGATTTCACGATTTGATCGATGCTTATTGGTATTCTGTCTCGTGAGTTAGTCGTCTGATAGAGCTGTCTTTATGAATATGTTTTTAGTGAGCTTTCTGGTCTTCGTACTTGTAATGATCGGAATGGCAATAGGCGTTATTGTTAGCAATCGTGAAATCAAAGGCAGTTGTGGTGGCCTTAATGATATTGACGGGCTCAAGGGCGCATGTGACATTTGCGAAGGTAAGAAGGTATGTCGACGCCGTCGCCAAATGGAGCGAAAGGCTTTGATGGAGAACGCATAGTTCTCCGTATGGATACCCAATCATGATCTCTCAACCAGCAAGGCACCTCGCGTCCACATCGATTCCGGACATGGCGACGCCGCAAGAGAATGGGGCTATTCGCGAATGTAATGGCAAGATTTGCATTCATATAGATGGTTATTGGATTCGTTATTATCCGCCACCACCGAACACCATGGCTGAGAAGAAGGATCTGATCTTTTCACTACGTCGACGTGTTTTTCATCATACCGAAGAGGGCATTAACTCACCGGGATGGCGACTCGAAATTGCGCGCAAGTACTACGAAGAAGAAGTTGATCCTGCCCGCAAGCGTGTGAAAGCGGCGATGCTCGCTGGCTCTTTGTTTAATCGCGCGACGGATATCTTTGCCAGCGTGGTCGATCTTGAGGATAAGGGTATCCAGATTGACGATAACAATCAGCTAATGAAGCAATGCGAAGCCTGTTTTATGGAAGCCTTAGAGCTTGGTAAAGAGGTTAAGCATTTTAGTGGCGAAGAGGGCGTTGACGAACTTTGGGGCGAGCCATTCAAGGCGTTTTCGTTTCCGATGGATAAGTTCTTTGAAAGTCGCTATGTCAAACTTGCTCAGACTTTTGTTGCTATCGATAAAATCATAGACCGAATGGTCGATGTATTTGTTAAAGTTGATGGCTTTGAAGGCGTGTTGCCGATGCTTAATGAGCTCAGAGAGGCGGCTAAAACAGAAGTAGAAACTATGCGTCGAGATGAAGCTATCTACGAAGTGTGGCCGAGATACGTCGCAGCCAAAGAAGCTATCATGCATTTTCAACCTTGTGGGCTCAGTAATCGTGCTGATCGTATTCGGTATTGGGAAGACGGTATGCGTTTACTGCATATGGGGAAAGACGTTATCAGTTATTTGAGTGGCGTTCGTGTACCTATGCCAGTCACCACGGCTAATTACATGGCAAACTGTGATCTCTACGAACAAAACGGTTCACTGGATAGCGAATTCTCTATTCCACAACATTGTTTTCAATCTCAAGATAAATGTACTAAATAGTCATTGTTAGTTGATGCCGCCGCTTAACGGTATAAATAGTCTTTCTATGCGATTTATGTGACACTTGCCTGAATGAAATTGCGTCAACTTCAATATGTCACCGAAGTCGTGAAAAACGGCATGAACGTGACCGCCGCGGCTGAGAAATTATTTACCTCTCAGCCGGGGGTAAGTAGTCAAATCAAACGCTTGGAAGAGGAGCTCGGAGTGACTATCTTCGAGCGGAGCGGCAAACATATCAATGGATTAACACCGGAAGGCGTATTGCTAGTCGAGCGCTTTACGGTAATTCTCAATGAAGTCGACAACGTCAAACGAATAGCGGACGACTTTAGTCATCCGGATTCCGGTATGTTGTCGATCGCCACAACTCATACGCAAGCCCGCTATGTGTTGCCGCCAGTGATTAATGAGTTTCGCAAGCGCTATCCTAAGGTGCAGCTTCAGATCAATCAAGGTACGCCAGAGCAGATAGCGAGTTTAACCGACACAGGAAAAGCTGATATTGGCATTGCCACTGAAGCGTTGGAGCTATTCGATAATTTGATTCTGTTGCCTTGTTACCGCTGGAATCGTTGCCTAATCGTGCCGAAAGGGCATCCACTAGTAAAACAAGGGCTGCTGACCCTCGAAGCGATTGCTGAGCATCCAATTATTACTTACACCTTCGGGGTTGCCGATCGGTCAGTGATTAACCGCGCATTTACTCAGCGCGGCTTGAGTATGAATGTGGTGCTGATGGCGGCGGATGCCGAAGTCATTAAGACCTATGTACGCAATGGGCTTGGCGTTGGGATTTGCGCGAGAATGGCTTATGACCGTAAGCAAGATCACGATTTAGCCGTATTAGATGCAGGCAATTTATTCGATTCCAGCGTGACCAGTCTGGCGATCCGCAAGAATGCGGTTTTACGTGAATATGTGTATGAATTTATTCAGCTCTTCGCGTCACATCTCAACAAAGGCGTGGTCGACCAAGCGCTCAAAGCGCATAACGATAATACGCTACAGGAAAAACTGTACCGAGAGCACGTTAAAGAAGCTGAAATGCGTTGATTGTTATAGGTCAGTAGTAGGTCTATGTAATTGTTTTAGCGTTTTCCCACCAGTAATACTAAGTCAATTTCAAACTCTCGATTGAGATTGGGGTTGCCCCAAATTTGGGCAGTAGCTTGATATGCTTGGTGGAAAAAATCATCGCCTTGATGCTCAATGCAGCGACGAGTCGCCGATACCGAGTGTAAGAAGTCGAACAATTGATCCAGTGTATATTGAACCGTCATGCTGAATTTTGGTGAGTCGATTGGGGTAAATGGAAAGATCACATCTCGATACCCGTCCCAAAGCAGTTGGTTGTTAGCCGAAAAATAAGGATGAATCACTCGCAGAAAGGACTCTGTTAACACTTTATCAAATTGCTCTCCCCACCTTGGCCAATTGTAGCCCCAGGCGGCAAATACGCCACCGGGTCGAAGGACACGAGCTACTTCCGGCCAAAATTGTTGGTAGTCAAACCAGTGTAGAGCTTGCGCCACGGTCACTAGGTCGACACTATTGTTCGCGAGTGGTGTGTGTTCTGCTCCGCTTTGAATGTAGCGAATGGACGGATGAGGAATCGCTTCAGCTATTTGTTGGGCGCTAATATCGGAGGCTGTGATCTTTGCGAAATGCTTAATTAAGTGCCGTGCGGCTTGTCCATTGCCGGTCGCGCAATCCCATGCATGATCATGGTTGAGGCATTGCTCCGCTAAAAATTGATAGAGTTCAGGCGGGTAGGTGGGACGTGAGCGTTGATATAGCTCGGACTTATCGCTGAACAGGGTCGAAGTGTCGACAGGTGTTTTTGATGTCATTAAGTGGGCGGTTGCAATGTGAGGTGATAAGTAGCGACTGGTGACAGGTGGTCGCAAATGAGCGCTTATGCTCGACGCTTAGAGTGCTAGATGCCTAGAGTCGCTCAAAGCGTCTTCCAGAAACGGTCCTGCCTCGGCATATAATAATGCTCAGAGTCGAGCGACATGACTACTCGTCGGCTGCGGCCAATGATTTCGGAGCGAGGAATAAAGCCAATAACTCTGGAGTCAGCACTGTTGTCGCGACTATCTCCAAGTGCTAAATAGTTATTTTCCGGCACAATAACCGGCCCGAACGATGCTAGTGGTGATTGCGGAGAAGTAGTTCTTATTTTATGGGGTAAACCAAGTAAATCCTCACGTAAATCAAAGTTTTGGTGTTCTGATTCATGGTTTAAGTCTGGTGAAAGCTTAAGTGCTGTGTAGTCCAATTGTTGACCATTAATTAACAGGCTGTTGTTGCGCATTTCAATGCTATCGCCAGGTAATCCAATGACGCGTTTGACGAGTCGAAGATCAGCGACCTCTGAATTGAAAATGATAATATCCCCGCGCTCAGGATCGCCGAATTTGAGTAGTTTTATATTGCTGAACGGGAGTTGTAAATCATAAGCTAACTTATTGATTAATATGCGATCCCCTTCTACGATAGTTGGCTGCATTGAGCCTGTTGGAACCACATTCCAGTCGGCTAAACTACTTCGAAACACTAGCATCAATACTAGGAATAGCAAAATCCCTCGATTTTCTCGAATTAAAGCTCTTAGGTGCTGGTGCATGATGATTCTCCGCTATATTTGTCAGTAAAAGGCAGCGCCTAGCGTGCTAATAGTTGATCCTAATATTACTCTGGTTTGATTGAACTAGTGTCGCAAACTAAATTGACTGATTCGACGAGTATTACAAAATAAATAAATTCCGGCTTAGTTGAAAGCTGTAGATATTGTTCTACCAATCGAAATACGTCATTAGTGTTGCTTTGCTGGCGAATTGGTAAATTTGGGTTGTGGCGTTGAGCGCCGCCGCGGCGAGCATACGGGCTAGGCAGTACAACAGTCTCAACCTATACTTATGTCATGGATTACACTATAGAATATCGCTTTTCTACTGATCAAAATGAGTTGCCGATGGACACAATCCATCGCTTCCTGAGCAGTACATACTGGGCTAAAGGGATTCCTCGTGACGTTTTGGAGCGAGCTATTCAGCATTCCTTGTGTTTCGGTATGGTCGGTGAGAATGGGTTGGTCGCCTTTGGTCGCTTTGTCACTGATCGGGCAACGTTTGCATATTTGGCTGATGTATTTGTTGTCGATGAGTTGCGCGGACGTGGTTTGGCCAAATCCATGTTACGGCAAGCGCTTGAGTTGCCTGAAGTTAAACAGCTGCGTCGTATTTTGTTAGCAACGTCGGACGCGCATGGCCTGTACCAAAAGCTTGGCTTTAATGCGATTGATAAGCCTGCGCTGTTTATGCAGAAATTAGACTATTCTTTATATGATATAGAACCAAGTTAGCTGTCGGACCAGTGCGCTAGCTCAAGCATGGATTGGCTAGCTCGGATTCTTGTTGGCGCTTAGGTATCATGTGCTAAGGCCTCTGAATTTGTTACGTGCTTATTAATTGGCCACCGAATTATTCGGCTGATAATGAGTTGTATTGACATATTTTTGTTATAAATCCGTCATACTATTTAGCCATACGAAAGTTATAAATTGGCGATGGCGTTAATGTTCACGGCTTGTAATTTGATAGTGGCGTAGATCAAAGTTGCTACATCTGGTTGCTGAGCCACTGATTTGAGCGCCTACCCTTAACCCGATTCAACACAGGGGGAAAGCACTTGCTCTACGACTTAAGTCAACAGGTACTGAGAACCGATGCGGCAGGTATGCCGATAGATTGGATTTCTTATAAGGACGCTGCCCGCTGCTATCACGCGGGATTGGTGTTGTATAGCTGTGGCAATTTATTGTATCGAGTGCATGGCGGAATTAGTGCTTTGACCGGAATGCAGAGTGTGATTGAAATCAGTTCTATTATCGCGACTCCCAGCGAAACACAAAGCAAGTTTCATCACTTACCTAATTATACGCCGCCACTGACCAACAATACTTTGTTTTCACGAGACGGAAGAATGTGTTTGTATTGCGGTAATACGTTTAAGTATGCTGATTTGTCGCGCGATCATGTTAGGCCGGTTTCCCAACGAGGAAAAAACACTTGGAATAATGTGGTGACGGCATGCAAACGGTGTAATAACTTTAAAGCGGGGCGAACGCCTGAACAAGCTGGAATGCAGCTGATGGCGGTACCTTTTACGCCGACACATGCGGAGTATGTATACCTGCGTGGTAGGCGTGTCTTGGCTGATCAAATGGAGTTTTTGAAAGCACATTTTCCGCGTAGAAGTCCGTTACGTATGCGGGTAGAAGCGGTCGTCAATAAGGCGTTAATAAACAGGGAGCGAGAGCATCAGTCTGACTAACTTTAGCGCGTTGTCCATCAAGTGACTCCCCGCGTCCCGACCAAGGCTCGCGTTTGGCCGCGGGCTATCGCCGACACCTTGCCGCTCGCGATTGCCGTTATTCCTTGGGGAATCCTAACTGGAGCACTCGGGCTGCAAGTCGGCTTGTCTGCGTTGCAAGCTCAACTGATGTCGTTACTGGTGTTTGCCGGTGCCGCGCAGCTGTCAGCGATGACGCTGATGGCTGGAGGGAGTTCGTTGGCGGCAATATACGCATCAACGTTTGTAATTAGTTCGCGCCATCTACTTTATTCGGTGGTGTTTCGTGCGCATGTCGCTCACTTGTCTTTGGCATGGCGGCTGGGTATTGGGTTTGTGTTAACCGACGAAATGTTTGCGGTGTCACAAAATCATACAAACCGAACTGGCGCGTTTTCGCCTACGTTTGCTTTGGTGTCGGGCGTTACGTTCTATGTTGTTTGGAATCTGGCTACTTTACTCGGTATCGTTGCTGGCAGTGCTTTAACGGACCTTGACTCATTAGGCTTAGATTTTGCTATTGCAGCTACCTTTATTGCGATGACCTTTGATCAGCTGCGGCGCTTTCCTATTGCGGTTACGGTGATTGTAAGCGGCGTGTCAGCGGTGTTGCTCAAGCCACTGTTTAGTGACAGCTATTTAGTAATGGCGGCGCTACTTGGCATGTTTGCTGGCTTTGTTACTGAAACCCTACGAGAGAATGTATGAACTGGTTGATGCTTGGAGGTATGGCGGCGATCACGTTTTGGAACCGTTATGCGTTTTTTGCCAAGGCTCTACATTATCGGCCTGGGCCTAAAATGCAACGTTTGCTGGGCTATTCAAGTTTTGCGATATTAACCGCGATTTGGGCGCCGATCTTGTTTCGAGTCGACTATGAGAGTTCGTCGATGTCAGTAGCTGGTTGGGACTATATTATTGCTGGTGCCGTGGCCGCGGTAATGACAGTGCTGCGCGTTCCCAGTATTGTCGTAGTATTGCTGAGTACTGGCTTGTTTTTTATTATTCGATTGTTCGTTGGTCAATAAAGGCATGCGAATAAACGCTGCGTTACTGTGCAAGCCTCGACGCTAATCCAAAAAATAAAGGCGCTTAAAGCGCCTTTATTATATTCGACTTCAGAGTGAACTCAGAGTTTCCGCATCGATGAATTGGCCTCACCGGTGATGCTCGCTAGCTTCTGAATGCTGTGTCCAAGCCTGGTTTGAAGCGAGGGCTAAGCGTCACGACTCGTGATTTCTACTAAATGATAGCCAAATTGAGTTTGTACTGGGCCATGCACGACGCCGACTTCTTCATTGAATACTACTCGATCAAATTCAGGCACCATCATGCCTGGGCCAAAGCTGCCTAAATCACCACCTTGTTTACCAGAAGGGCATTGAGAGAACTCGGCGGCGGCGGCTTCGAAGGTTTTTTCTCCAGCAGTAATTTTGGCCTGTAAATCAAGGCATGCTTTTTCTGTGGAAACGAGAATGTGTCGTGCGGATGCTGTAGTCATGGCGCTATAAAAACCTGTGTATTTTCAAAGAGCGGGATAATACTTACTTTGTTGTACGAATCCCAGTTACAATCCACAAAAACATGGTCAAATTTATCAATATCTGCAGCGAACCGCGCTTTAGTTCCCCATAGTGAAAAAAATCTTACTTAAGCTTGCCCAATTATTGGCTACCTTTGTGTTGCTAGGCTTGGTGGCGTACCAAGCCGGCCTGTTCTCAGCATCAGGTCAGCAACAGTTTATGCAGTTGTTGAGTGGTGCCAGTATTGGCATTTTGATTGTGTCGATTATGCTTGGCGTGCTGGTGAATATGGTGAGCGCATTCAAGTGGTATTTGTTGATCCGATCACGCTCACTCGGAGCCGGCTATTGGCGAGTGTTTGCTTACTATGTGGTTGGTCAATTCTATAACATGTTCCTTCCCACGAGTGTTGGTGGTGATGTGGTTCGTTCCTATGAGTTGGGGAAATTCTCAGGTCGGCATGCTGATGCAATGGCCTCGGTTTTCGTTGAGCGCTATACCGGTGTCGTCGTATTGTTGCTGTTTGCGGCGATTGCGGTTGTGGCTCAGATGTCACGATTCGGCGTTGACTATGTGCTTATTAGTCTAGGTCTGTTTGGTCTGGGTTTGCTATTTATTGGTTGGTTGGTATTAGATCAACGTGCCTACCGGCTGGTGCGCGACTGGCTTATTGCTCGATTTCCGTTTAGTAGCAAAGTTTTCGCCAAGCTTGATCAGCTCTTGCTGGCCGTTGACGCCTATCGCACGGAACCTGCTGCAGTGTGTGTCGCTTTGCTCAACTCCGTACTCTTCTATTTAGTCGCCGTAGTTAATGTGTTGATTACCGCTTGGGTATTTGATGCCGATGTGTCGTTGTTACACATGTTATTGGCTACCCCCATTATTATGGTGATCATGAACCTACCAATTTCTTTTGGTAATATTGGTTTAATGGAGTTTGCCTACACTAACGTCTTTATGTTGATGGGCTACAGTGCCGAGTTGGGTTTATCCGTTGCACTATTGATGCGCTTTAAATCTTTCTTCGATGGCGCAATTGGTGGTGTATTGCACCCATTATTTGTGACGCAAAAGCACGAATAGTCTATCATTGCGATTCGCAATTGAACCGTCTGAACTGAATCGGTTTGATTCGGTTATTTACCCTTTGAACTAAATAGAATGATGAAATTATCCATTGTAGGCACAGGTTACGTCGGATTGGTTACCGGAACGTGTTTTGCGGACGTTGGCAATCAAGTGTTATGTGTCGACAATAATCAAGACAAAATCGACATGCTATTAAGCGGGCAGATTCCGATTTATGAGCCGGGGCTCGAGAGATTGGTGGCGAGTAATGTCGAACAGTCTCGATTAAAGTTCACGACCGATATTAAACAAGCGGTTGAGCATGCTGAAGTGATATTTATTGCGGTCGGCACACCTCCAGATGAAGACGGTTCGGCCGATTTGTCGCATGTGTTGGCGGTGGCAAAATCGATTGGTCAAAATTTAACTGAATATCGAGTCGTCGTTACTAAGTCGACGGTCCCCGTTGGCACGGCCGAGAAAGTGCGTGTGGCCATTCAAGCTGAGCTTGACACGCGTGGCGTCGACCTGGAATTTAGCGTAGCGTCTAACCCTGAGTTCTTGAAAGAGGGCGCGGCGATTGAAGATTTTATGAAGCCTGATCGCGTAGTAATTGGTGCGGACGATGAGCGTGCAGTGGGCTTGATGCGCACGCTTTATGCGCCGTTTAATCGCAATCACGAACGCTTAATTGTGATGGACATTCCATCGGCAGAGCTCACTAAGTATGCTGCGAATGCGATGCTCGCTACCAAAATATCATTTATGAATGAGTTGTCGAACTTAGCTGAATTGCTAAATGCCGATATTGAACTCGTACGACAAGGAATTGGTTCTGATCCGCGAATTGGTTATCACTTCATTTATCCTGGTTGTGGCTACGGTGGTTCTTGTTTTCCGAAAGATGTTCAAGCACTGCATCGCACCGCACGACAACACGGTTACGATGCGCGAATTTTGGATGCCGTGGAAGCCGTTAACGAGGATCAAAAATCAGTATTGTTGCATAAAATTGATCGTCGATTAGGTGCTGATTTGGCAGGCAAAACCTTCGCCGTTTGGGGGCTCGCTTTTAAACCCAATACTGATGACATGCGGGAAGCGCCGAGTCGAGTAATTATTGACGGCTTGTTGGCACGCGGCGCGGCTATTCGGGCGCATGATCCGGTGTCAATCCCAGAGGCTGAGCATCTATATCAACAAGCTGATCAGGTGACCTTCTATGATGATCCTTACGATGCCACGCAAGGTGCCGATGCGTTAATCATTATTACTGAATGGAAAGCATTCCGTAGCCCTGATTTTGATCGGCTTAAGAGTCAATTGACCCAGCCATTAATATTTGATGGGCGCAATATCTATGATCCTGAGGCATTGAAAGGTCTTGGTTTTAACTATTTTGGCATTGGTCGATCAAACTGATTCAGGCGTATATAACGAGACTCCTAGATTAAATTTATGGCATCTTTAAAAATTACACCAGACCATTTTTTTAAGGTTCGCACCTTGGTTGTAGGCGATGTGATGCTCGACCGATATTGGTTTGGGCGCGTCGACCGGATTTCGCCGGAGGCTCCGGTACCTGTGCTGGCGGTACAAGATGAACAAGCTCGCGCTGGTGGTGCCGCCAATGTGGCGCATAATTTATTAGCATTGGGGGCTCAGAGCCATCTATTGTCCGTGGTCGGCGACGACGAGGCTGGGCGTGAAATAAAGCGTATTATCGACGCCTATGGTGCGCGCACTACGTTAAAAATCGACGCATCGATCAGAACCATTGTTAAACTGCGTATGGTGGCTCAGAATCAGCAGCTACTGCGAGCTGATTTTGAAGAGAAGCCAAGCGAAGAAGTGCTTGCCCAATGTCTAGAGGACTACACCGACGCGGTTAATGATGCCGATGTGGTAATTTTGTCGGATTATGGCAAAGGCGGCCTAACGCATGTGGCGACCATGATTGCGATTGCTCGTGAGCGCGGCAAGGCTGTTATTGTGGACCCGAAAGGGTCGGATTATTCACGTTACCGTGGTGCGAGTCTGATTACGCCGAATATGAAAGAATTTGAGGCGGTGGCTGGCGTTGCTAGTTCTGAGGCTGATTTTATTGAGCGTGCGCACACGCTCCGAAATGAGTTGGATCTTGATCGTTTATTGGTGACACGAAGCGAGCAGGGCATGAGTTTGTTCGGGCGCGATGGCTCGCATATTCATTCACCGGCAACTGCACTAGAGGTCTATGATGTCAGTGGCGCTGGAGATACGGTTATCTCTTTGATGGCCTTAGCGACCGTCTCAGACTTCAATGACGAAGAAACGTTGACACTGGCTAATACAGTGGCCGGTATCGTGGTCGGTAAGCTGGGAACGGCCGTTGCCGAGATCGACGAAGTAATATCTAAGCTCGAAACGAGCGAATAGAGAACAAGGTGAATTAACATGATTATCGTAACCGGTGGAGCTGGTTTTATCGGCTCAAATATAGTTAAAGGGCTGAATCAACGTGGCTTAAACAATATTTTAGTGGTTGATGATTTAAGCGATGGCAACAAGGTTCGTAATGTCGAAAATTGTGATATCGAAGATTATATGGACAAAGATGAATTCCTACGTCGAATCAAACAAGGCATGGAATTTGGTGGGCCTAGCGCTATTTATCATCAAGGCGCTTGTTCAGACACTATGGAAACTGATGGGCGTTTTATCATGGAGACCAATTATGAGTACTCCAAAGCGTTATATCACTACTGCGGTGAACACAGCATTCCCTTCATTTATGCCTCGTCGGCATCAGTCTACGGCGGTGGCGAAGTATTCAAAGAGTCGGTTGAACACGAACAAGCGCTGAATGCCTACGCTTACTCTAAGTTATTGTTTGATCGCTATGTGCGCAAAAATAGTGGCGTTTCAAAGTCACAAGTCGTGGGACTTCGTTATTTCAATGTGTACGGCAAAGGCGAGGAACATAAGGGGCGCATGGCCTCTGTTGCCTACCATTTTTTCAATCAGTATCATGAGCAGGGCTATGTGAATTTGTTTGCTGGTCGTGATGGGTATGCGGACGGCGAGCAGCGCCGTGACTTTGTTTGGGTAAAAGACGTAGTTGATGTGAATTTGCATTTCCTTGAGCATCCCGAAGATGGCGGTATTTTTAATGTCGGTACAGGTCGTGCCCAGAGTTTTAACGATGTGGCAACAGCGGTATTGAATACACTTGAATCCGCCACTAAAACCACGCAGGACTGGATCGCGGAGAAGAAAATTCGCTATGTGCCATTTCCGCCTGCTTTGATTGGTAAATACCAAAGTTATACTCAGGCGGATTTGACCAATCTCACGATGTCAGGTGATTACAATCGAAACTTTGCCTCGGTAGAAGAGGGCGTTAAGCATTACGTAGCAGAGTTGGCTGACGCGAGTTAAGTGCCGTGGCTAAAGTCGTTATTTACGACTCTGGGGTAGGTGGTCTTAGTATTTACCAGGCTGTAGTGCGGGTTTGCCCTCAGCACGATTATGTCTTTTTGAGTGATAATGCGGCATTTCCTTACGGCACAAAACCTGAAGACGCGCTGTTAGCACGAGTGTCGCTAGTTGTTGCAGCGGCGATTGAGCGGTTGTCGCCGGACTTACTAGTGGTTGCATGTAACACGGCTAGCACGGTTGCCTTGCCTATGTTACGTGCTAATTATTCGATTCCAATTGTTGGCGTTGTGCCGGCAATTAAGCCAGCAGCACTATCGTCAATATCGAAACAAATTGCTTTGTTAGCGACCCCGGCGACCATTGAACGCGCTTACACTCAGGCGTTAATCGATGAATTCGCTGCGGACTGTATGGTGGTCAAGATCGGATCCAGTGAGTTAGTAGAGTTGGCTGAAAAAAAGTTACGAGGCGAGGTAATTGATAATGCGGCGCTAACTAAAATACTGACGCCGGTGCTAAACAATAAAGATATTGATACGCTGGTATTAGCCTGCACGCATTTTCCGTTGTTGGCAACTGAAATAGAAGCGGTGTTCGTCGCTCACGATCGAGCAGTTAAACTGGTCGATAGTGGACCCGGTATAGCGCGGCGGGTTGCTGATTTGGCGCCAGTTTATTCAGGCGCAAAGCTTGGTCAGCGAGGTTGCTCTACCGCGATGTTTACTCGTTCGCTTAATGCACCACAGTTACAAACTAATTTAGCTGACTTGGGTTTTTCGAACTTTGCT is a genomic window containing:
- the lepB gene encoding signal peptidase I, giving the protein MHQHLRALIRENRGILLFLVLMLVFRSSLADWNVVPTGSMQPTIVEGDRILINKLAYDLQLPFSNIKLLKFGDPERGDIIIFNSEVADLRLVKRVIGLPGDSIEMRNNSLLINGQQLDYTALKLSPDLNHESEHQNFDLREDLLGLPHKIRTTSPQSPLASFGPVIVPENNYLALGDSRDNSADSRVIGFIPRSEIIGRSRRVVMSLDSEHYYMPRQDRFWKTL
- a CDS encoding HNH endonuclease, whose amino-acid sequence is MPIDWISYKDAARCYHAGLVLYSCGNLLYRVHGGISALTGMQSVIEISSIIATPSETQSKFHHLPNYTPPLTNNTLFSRDGRMCLYCGNTFKYADLSRDHVRPVSQRGKNTWNNVVTACKRCNNFKAGRTPEQAGMQLMAVPFTPTHAEYVYLRGRRVLADQMEFLKAHFPRRSPLRMRVEAVVNKALINREREHQSD
- a CDS encoding FAD:protein FMN transferase, with the translated sequence MSNRHTRLFKNSERCSLFLIVMLGLVLLGGCQPTATEVREWVFSGPIMGTQYRVVVIAPESLDASATEQVIMTAMESVNQAMSTYISGSELSQFNRQVADQPTSLSADLNSVVAEALEIAALTDGAFDPTIGPAVNLWGFGPQGRITRKPNESELDSLRQSIGYQKLSLNDSVLSKKVDGVTLDLSAIAKGFAVDKVAQSLAGKGLNRFLVDIGGELRASGAALSGDSWRIAIEKPQILGGVQQVIELRDQAIATSGDYRNFIQIDGQPFSHTISPETLKPVFHRLASVSVITQRASTGDALATALMSMGEERAMAFIEDHGLAAYLLIRKENSEELETYISDEFNTNLQ
- a CDS encoding AzlC family ABC transporter permease, whose protein sequence is MTPRVPTKARVWPRAIADTLPLAIAVIPWGILTGALGLQVGLSALQAQLMSLLVFAGAAQLSAMTLMAGGSSLAAIYASTFVISSRHLLYSVVFRAHVAHLSLAWRLGIGFVLTDEMFAVSQNHTNRTGAFSPTFALVSGVTFYVVWNLATLLGIVAGSALTDLDSLGLDFAIAATFIAMTFDQLRRFPIAVTVIVSGVSAVLLKPLFSDSYLVMAALLGMFAGFVTETLRENV
- a CDS encoding GNAT family N-acetyltransferase — translated: MDYTIEYRFSTDQNELPMDTIHRFLSSTYWAKGIPRDVLERAIQHSLCFGMVGENGLVAFGRFVTDRATFAYLADVFVVDELRGRGLAKSMLRQALELPEVKQLRRILLATSDAHGLYQKLGFNAIDKPALFMQKLDYSLYDIEPS
- a CDS encoding AzlD domain-containing protein, with protein sequence MNWLMLGGMAAITFWNRYAFFAKALHYRPGPKMQRLLGYSSFAILTAIWAPILFRVDYESSSMSVAGWDYIIAGAVAAVMTVLRVPSIVVVLLSTGLFFIIRLFVGQ
- a CDS encoding class I SAM-dependent methyltransferase, which encodes MTSKTPVDTSTLFSDKSELYQRSRPTYPPELYQFLAEQCLNHDHAWDCATGNGQAARHLIKHFAKITASDISAQQIAEAIPHPSIRYIQSGAEHTPLANNSVDLVTVAQALHWFDYQQFWPEVARVLRPGGVFAAWGYNWPRWGEQFDKVLTESFLRVIHPYFSANNQLLWDGYRDVIFPFTPIDSPKFSMTVQYTLDQLFDFLHSVSATRRCIEHQGDDFFHQAYQATAQIWGNPNLNREFEIDLVLLVGKR
- the nqrM gene encoding (Na+)-NQR maturation NqrM — translated: MNMFLVSFLVFVLVMIGMAIGVIVSNREIKGSCGGLNDIDGLKGACDICEGKKVCRRRRQMERKALMENA
- the cysB gene encoding HTH-type transcriptional regulator CysB produces the protein MKLRQLQYVTEVVKNGMNVTAAAEKLFTSQPGVSSQIKRLEEELGVTIFERSGKHINGLTPEGVLLVERFTVILNEVDNVKRIADDFSHPDSGMLSIATTHTQARYVLPPVINEFRKRYPKVQLQINQGTPEQIASLTDTGKADIGIATEALELFDNLILLPCYRWNRCLIVPKGHPLVKQGLLTLEAIAEHPIITYTFGVADRSVINRAFTQRGLSMNVVLMAADAEVIKTYVRNGLGVGICARMAYDRKQDHDLAVLDAGNLFDSSVTSLAIRKNAVLREYVYEFIQLFASHLNKGVVDQALKAHNDNTLQEKLYREHVKEAEMR